The following coding sequences are from one Xiphias gladius isolate SHS-SW01 ecotype Sanya breed wild chromosome 14, ASM1685928v1, whole genome shotgun sequence window:
- the LOC120798855 gene encoding leucine-rich repeat extensin-like protein 5 has translation MTRRGKRKSATVCLAAAFLLACYLAQTVDCYRLTKTESREGRKKADAAKTTGVQEGKIVFGRVENGSGLESQVVDGTRKASSNASVQDETAYQSDFAGWSKGQAHDISSREASWKRMAPSLQCGWDQMKFRAVGPGASQFAVEQGNGPPMPLPQIPSTCGYNMQRNSLSLIMLVPYDGCNMVQEGGSYMLPMRWQGIPVSLWCPKPAAPAPTTADPHQPVPQTPRYPPSYPNVPQMPLMPHLSKNPDVSYPKIPPSYFFPPYLPYPQYPSAVVSEATTAAATTTKKPVMPKFPQYPPFFPPFYPYFPPPLPVTTAAPTTTAGTTTKSTTTAKPAAAAPPPVFPFQFYPPFYPPFPWPLPRPLPTTSATTSKPTTKAQLPQFPPYMPVFPPYPPYPLFPPLMPPFPQYPTPKPETTPTTTATTTTKKTDTVLTPAPHDHPHFHPHVHLPFPFMPFPPPYPPPSG, from the exons ATGACGCGCAGAGGGAAACGGAAAAGCGCTACGGTTTGCTTGGCTGCAGCTTTTCTTCTGGCGTGTTACTTGGCGCAAACGGTGGACTGTTATCGACTGACGAAAACGGAGAGTCGGGAAGGGCGAAAAAAAGCCGACGCAGCCAAAACGACAGGTGTCCAGGAGGGGAAAATTGTGTTCGGGAGAGTCGAGAACGGGTCAGGCCTTGAGTCGCAGGTCGTAGACGGGACCAGGAAAGCCTCCTCAAACGCTTCCGTGCAGGATGAAACTGCTTATCAATCGGACTTTGCAG GCTGGTCGAAAGGACAAGCGCATGATATCAGTTCCAGAGAAGCATCCTGGAAGCGCATGGCGCCTTCCCTGCAGTGTGGTTGGGACCAGATGAAGTTCAGAGCAGTGGGACCTGGAGCCTCACAGTTTGCAGTGGAACAAG GAAATGGACCTCCAATGCCTCTGCCCCAGATCCCTTCCACCTGTGGCTACAACATGCAGAGGAACTCCCTTTCACTTATTATGTTGGTTCCGTATGATGGCTGCAATATGGTTCAAGAG GGTGGAAGTTACATGCTGCCAATGCGTTGGCAGGGAATCCCAGTCTCTCTCTGGTGCCCCAAACCTGCAGCACCTGCTCCCACAACTGCTGACCCACATCAGCCTGTACCTCAGACACCCAGGTACCCTCCATCCTACCCTAACGTGCCCCAGATGCCTCTGATGCCCCACCTCAGCAAGAACCCAGATGTTTCATATCCTAAAATTCCCCCATCCTATTTCTTTCCACCTTACCTGCCTTATCCTCAGTACCCTTCAGCCGTTGTATCAGAAGCTACAACGGCGGCAGcgacaacaacaaagaaaccaGTAATGCCTAAATTTCCGCAATACccccctttcttccctcctttttaTCCCTACTTTCCTCCCCCCCTCCCAGTTACAACAGCAGCGCCAACCACAACGGCTGGAACGACCACCAAATCAACAACCACTGCAAAGCCAGCAGCTGCGGCTCCTCCCCCAGTATTTCCTTTTCAGTTCTACCCACCTTTCTATCCCCCCTTTCCATGGCCCCTACCCAGACCTCTGCCAACAACTTCAGCGACCACAAGTAAACCAACTACTAAAGCTCAGTTGCCACAGTTCCCGCCGTACATGCCTGTCTTTCCTCCATATCCTCCCTatcctcttttccctcctcttatGCCTCCCTTTCCACAATATCCAACCCCTAAGCCAGAGACGACACCAACCACAACTGCCACCACCACAACTAAGAAAACTGACACCGTACTGACTCCAGCACCACACGATCACCCCCACTTTCATCCGCATGTCCACCTTCCATTTCCATTTATGCCATTTCCTCCTCCTTATCCCCCTCCTTCAGGCTAG
- the LOC120798435 gene encoding leucine-rich repeat extensin-like protein 2 isoform X1 — MAGEAGRSCRSCQTVAVLLLLCSLAPSLTCSSLRGMSERVQRDEAVSEAAVMEVRKGNILFNGKELNSESGSASAAAPTSKDGLPNVDSDQSDGTKKLKQTSQLKDAMANEAAWRRLNPTLHCGQTKMKLKAMGPGAANLQLDTGNARPLPLIRVPEACGYSRQQNALGLVLVVPYDGCNVIRENGNYVVPMSWLETPVKLMCPISKSPGATPASTTPKPAQHPLKLPFPHRPRNLYRHKRQVNQPYSIYDPRNPYAYWYYYMYMMRPAPSTAPPSTTKPDTTTVTTKPATEKPQINPPAYPYYLYYPFYPYYPYYPYYPLPKPPATTTVPPATTTVPPATTTGPGTTLMTTAIMTTSASTTKTPQKPSIPNYPPYFPYYPYYPPAGHQLPENPDSSEIYYYPIIQHFYGKPPYPENPSQPMQTTRHPTPTTKPGDISKPSQSSPTLKSTTASGPTTASAPTAQTTKPCSHTTTPSSSGYPGPMSPYVPYHMLPFTPYVSYEYNKAGKLPYYQKYGPHSGYKSGLQAQAHPHPGFHYWQPVPWFPAQQEKTFLKLTGKNPQPK; from the exons ATGGCAGGTGAAGCTGGAAGGAGCTGCAGATCATGTCAAACTGTAGCAGTCCTATTGCTCCTGTGCTCTTTGGCCCCGAGTTTGACTTGTTCTAGCTTGAGAGGGATGAGCGAAAGAGTTCAACGAGACGAGGCGGTTAGTGAGGCTGCAGTGATGGAAGTGAGGAAAGGAAACATTCTCTTTAATGGGAAAGAGCTTAACTCTGAATCGggatctgcctctgctgctgctcccacAAGTAAGGATGGCTTGCCAAATGTTGATTCAGATCAGTCAGATGGAACAA AGAAACTCAAACAGACATCACAGCTGAAGGATGCCATGGCCAACGAAGCAGCATGGAGGCGCTTGAATCCTACTCTGCATTGTGGTCAAACCAAGATGAAGTTGAAAGCCATGGGACCTGGAGCTGCTAATTTACAGCTAGACACGG GCAATGCACGTCCCCTTCCTCTGATCCGGGTGCCTGAAGCCTGTGGATACTCACGGCAGCAGAATGCACTCGGCCTCGTTTTGGTTGTTCCCTATGATGGCTGCAATGTGATACGAGAG AATGGGAACTATGTGGTGCCAATGAGTTGGCTGGAGACTCCAGTTAAACTCATGTGCCCCATATCTAAAAGTCCTGGTGCAACACCTGCTTCAACTACCCCCAAGCCTGCTCAGCATCCCTTGAAACTTCCTTTCCCTCACAGGCCCCGGAACCTGTATCGTCATAAACGACAAGTGAATCAGCCATATTCCATCTACGATCCTCGCAATCCATATGCCTATTGGTATTACTACATGTATATGATGAGACCAGCCCCCAGCACTGCGCCTCCTTCAACTACTAAGCCTGACACGACCACTGTAACTACCAAGCCAGCCACAGAGAAACCGCAAATAAATCCTCCTGCATATCCTTACTATCTATACTACCCATTTTACCCTTACTACCCTTACTACCCCTACTACCCTCTCCCAAAGCCCCCAGCCACGACCACTGTGCCCCCAGCCACGACCACTGTGCCCCCAGCCACGACCACTGGACCTGGCACTACTCTAATGACTACAGCCATCATGACTACCTCAGCCTCGACTACCAAGACTCCTCAAAAACCATCAATCCCTAATTACCCACCATATTTTCCCTACTATCCCTACTACCCTCCAGCAGGACACCAGTTGCCAGAAAACCCTGACAGCTCTGAAATTTACTACTACCCAATCATTCAGCATTTCTATGGAAAGCCTCCATACCCAGAAAATCCAAGTCAACCAATGCAAACTACTCGGCATCCTACTCCCACAACTAAGCCAGGTGATATAAGTAAACCGAGTCAATCAAGCCCTACACTGAAGTCAACGACTGCCTCTGGTCCCACGACTGCCTCTGCTCCCACTGCACAAACAACTAAACCATGTTCCCATACTACCACACCCAGCAGTAGCGGCTATCCAGGCCCAATGAGTCCATATGTTCCTTATCACATGCTCCCCTTCACTCCCTATGTGTCGTACGAATACAACAAGGCTGGCAAACTCCCATATTACCAGAAATACGGGCCTCATTCTGGTTACAAATCTGGACTCCAGGCTCAAGCACACCCACACCCAGGCTTTCACTACTGGCAACCTGTCCCATGGTTTCCCGCTCAGCAGGAAAAGACATTCCTCAAGTTGACTGGAAAAAATCCACAACCTAAATAA
- the LOC120799320 gene encoding interleukin-12 subunit alpha-like translates to MSEFSQMPRSNQQATALPKMPLIKLCFAPALLLLVLSCPLWQVSQSLPMMGKGPMTDSCVSYGRTLLQNITDALTQNNLFSGIDCTKQGMELNTETNTPSVCAPKESTCSGFAKAKFDQESCLTNIGEDLHHYYKFLAAQPDPESLLGPTVLVSLREFMENCFAWSLPTDLASAQAAADRLSTYDERLRLCKVLKGFHVRTITINRVIGYMNSGEHTK, encoded by the exons ATGTCTGAGTTCAGTCAGATGCCAAGAAGCAATCAGCAAGCAACTGCCTTACCCAAGATGCCACTCATCAAGCTCT GCTTCGCTCCGGCACTCCTGCTCCTAGTGCTCAGCTGTCCTCTGTGGCAAGTCAGCCAGTCTCTGCCAATGATGGGTAAAGGACCGATGACAGACTCATGTGTCTCATATGGACGAACACTTCTACAGAACATCACTGATGCTCTCACACAA AATAACCTGTTCAGTGGGATCGACTGCACAAAGCAGGGTATGGAACTGAACACGGAGACAAACACGCCATCTGTGTGTGCCCCGAAG GAATCAACATGCTCTGGATTCGCTAAAGCAAAATTCGATCAG GAGTCATGTCTGACAAACATTGGGGAGGATCTGCATCACTACTACAAATTTCTCGCAGCTCAGCCGGACCCTGAAAGTTTACTTGGTCCAACTGTTCTGGTCAGCCTCAGAGAATTCATGGAG AACTGCTTCGCATGGTCCCTGCCCACAGACTTGGCCTCAGCGCAG GCTGCTGCAGACCGTCTCAGCACCTACGATGAAAGGCTGAGGCTCTGCAAAGTGCTGAAGGGCTTCCATGTCCGCACCATCACAATCAACAGAGTCATTGGATACATGAACTCTGGCGAACACACCAAATGA
- the LOC120798435 gene encoding leucine-rich repeat extensin-like protein 2 isoform X2, translated as MAGEAGRSCRSCQTVAVLLLLCSLAPSLTCSSLRGMSERVQRDEAVSEAAVMEVRKGNILFNGKELNSESGSASAAAPTKKLKQTSQLKDAMANEAAWRRLNPTLHCGQTKMKLKAMGPGAANLQLDTGNARPLPLIRVPEACGYSRQQNALGLVLVVPYDGCNVIRENGNYVVPMSWLETPVKLMCPISKSPGATPASTTPKPAQHPLKLPFPHRPRNLYRHKRQVNQPYSIYDPRNPYAYWYYYMYMMRPAPSTAPPSTTKPDTTTVTTKPATEKPQINPPAYPYYLYYPFYPYYPYYPYYPLPKPPATTTVPPATTTVPPATTTGPGTTLMTTAIMTTSASTTKTPQKPSIPNYPPYFPYYPYYPPAGHQLPENPDSSEIYYYPIIQHFYGKPPYPENPSQPMQTTRHPTPTTKPGDISKPSQSSPTLKSTTASGPTTASAPTAQTTKPCSHTTTPSSSGYPGPMSPYVPYHMLPFTPYVSYEYNKAGKLPYYQKYGPHSGYKSGLQAQAHPHPGFHYWQPVPWFPAQQEKTFLKLTGKNPQPK; from the exons ATGGCAGGTGAAGCTGGAAGGAGCTGCAGATCATGTCAAACTGTAGCAGTCCTATTGCTCCTGTGCTCTTTGGCCCCGAGTTTGACTTGTTCTAGCTTGAGAGGGATGAGCGAAAGAGTTCAACGAGACGAGGCGGTTAGTGAGGCTGCAGTGATGGAAGTGAGGAAAGGAAACATTCTCTTTAATGGGAAAGAGCTTAACTCTGAATCGggatctgcctctgctgctgctcccacAA AGAAACTCAAACAGACATCACAGCTGAAGGATGCCATGGCCAACGAAGCAGCATGGAGGCGCTTGAATCCTACTCTGCATTGTGGTCAAACCAAGATGAAGTTGAAAGCCATGGGACCTGGAGCTGCTAATTTACAGCTAGACACGG GCAATGCACGTCCCCTTCCTCTGATCCGGGTGCCTGAAGCCTGTGGATACTCACGGCAGCAGAATGCACTCGGCCTCGTTTTGGTTGTTCCCTATGATGGCTGCAATGTGATACGAGAG AATGGGAACTATGTGGTGCCAATGAGTTGGCTGGAGACTCCAGTTAAACTCATGTGCCCCATATCTAAAAGTCCTGGTGCAACACCTGCTTCAACTACCCCCAAGCCTGCTCAGCATCCCTTGAAACTTCCTTTCCCTCACAGGCCCCGGAACCTGTATCGTCATAAACGACAAGTGAATCAGCCATATTCCATCTACGATCCTCGCAATCCATATGCCTATTGGTATTACTACATGTATATGATGAGACCAGCCCCCAGCACTGCGCCTCCTTCAACTACTAAGCCTGACACGACCACTGTAACTACCAAGCCAGCCACAGAGAAACCGCAAATAAATCCTCCTGCATATCCTTACTATCTATACTACCCATTTTACCCTTACTACCCTTACTACCCCTACTACCCTCTCCCAAAGCCCCCAGCCACGACCACTGTGCCCCCAGCCACGACCACTGTGCCCCCAGCCACGACCACTGGACCTGGCACTACTCTAATGACTACAGCCATCATGACTACCTCAGCCTCGACTACCAAGACTCCTCAAAAACCATCAATCCCTAATTACCCACCATATTTTCCCTACTATCCCTACTACCCTCCAGCAGGACACCAGTTGCCAGAAAACCCTGACAGCTCTGAAATTTACTACTACCCAATCATTCAGCATTTCTATGGAAAGCCTCCATACCCAGAAAATCCAAGTCAACCAATGCAAACTACTCGGCATCCTACTCCCACAACTAAGCCAGGTGATATAAGTAAACCGAGTCAATCAAGCCCTACACTGAAGTCAACGACTGCCTCTGGTCCCACGACTGCCTCTGCTCCCACTGCACAAACAACTAAACCATGTTCCCATACTACCACACCCAGCAGTAGCGGCTATCCAGGCCCAATGAGTCCATATGTTCCTTATCACATGCTCCCCTTCACTCCCTATGTGTCGTACGAATACAACAAGGCTGGCAAACTCCCATATTACCAGAAATACGGGCCTCATTCTGGTTACAAATCTGGACTCCAGGCTCAAGCACACCCACACCCAGGCTTTCACTACTGGCAACCTGTCCCATGGTTTCCCGCTCAGCAGGAAAAGACATTCCTCAAGTTGACTGGAAAAAATCCACAACCTAAATAA
- the LOC120798436 gene encoding schwannomin-interacting protein 1-like, whose protein sequence is MVHQEKRVYQAQRNERESIRQKLALGSFYDDEPVIYTSCSKNGPSSRLQGGVNLQVCFVNDSSSDKDSDAEDSRTETSLDTPLSPVSKQSSSLSDRDTAEEDSDPLDDCSGFWRVQRRLQEEARVALALARPMARMQVEVERQIQVHRRSPVADLLPHLPHISEGLMKRNLRRGDMRDMSLGQLQVITNDLHSQIQSLNEELVQLLLMRDELHVEQDAMLVDIEDLTRHAHSHQRHQAEKAVSK, encoded by the exons ATGGTGCACCAGGAGAAACGTGTTTACCAG GCCcagaggaatgagagagagtCCATCAGGCAGAAACTTGCCCTTGGCAGTTTCTATGACGACGAGCCAGTCATCTATACCAGCTGCAGCAAGAACGGCCCGTCCTCCCG gCTGCAGGGTGGGGTGAACCTGCAAGTGTGTTTTGTcaatgacagcagcagtgacaaAGACAGTGATGCTGAGGACAGCAGGACAGAAACCAGTCTGGACACACCGCTGTCCCCTGTG AGCAAGCAAAGCTCTTCGTTATCGGACCGGGACACGGCAGAGGAGGACTCAGACCCCTTAGATGACTGCAGCGGGTTCTGGCGGGTGCAGCGGAGACTGCAGGAGGAGGCCCGGGTGGCGTTGGCTCTAGCTCGACCCATGGCTCGCatgcaggtggaggtggagaggcAAATCCAAGTGCACAGACGTTCACCTGTGGCTGACTTG CTTCCCCATTTGCCTCACATCAGCGAGGGTTTGATGAAGAGGAATTTGAGGCGAGGAGACATGAGGGACATGAGTCTTGGACAGCTGCAAGTCATCACGAATGACTTACACTCACAGATTCAGA GTTTAAATGAGGAGCTGGTGCAGTTGCTGCTGATGAGGGATGAGCTCCATGTGGAGCAGGACGCCATGTTGGTGGACATAGAGGACCTCACCAG GCACGCTCACAGCCATCAGCGGCACCAGGCAGAGAAAGCTGTCTCTAAATAA